One part of the Oryzias melastigma strain HK-1 linkage group LG21, ASM292280v2, whole genome shotgun sequence genome encodes these proteins:
- the itprid2 gene encoding protein ITPRID2 isoform X1 — MESRVVVGMENTITPQEPAVKPPIMARDRRQAWAQSRDSTGQRSKLEQPDRQKAPPIQKNGHTETPSEQPGQVPNKIATWLNECTSNGASLDDQTASPSRGALKNGCSFEDDLSLGAEANHLQNKNNTVHSSFDVANHKRNQYKTKGSMNSTGSGKSSTVSSISELLELYEEDPIITLLNLGFGQEEPDLSMRVPSRFLSSTSSARGIDTKVYLAAQQQRMEMENPNYALTSRFRQIQVLTTVANEFFQLYSQVSGQPVQQISMPEQGGVGKESVGGFEASPLLKKNNSAQAAAKVLLRKISKPSMLLSPNKPEDAHSALQPRQQTPPNHTLTNGHTRSAPAQEGRVSVLPTVEEKTGGSEEADQLIDTSPEQSSTAAEHQLESANPSSAQHRADVEEPQPASEENSSSCSPEEDLSTLTSPPLAKRPSNNTDSFEIEEISAKEDVTHKRNELSRSESQQSDSSGFVEFKKERSDSRDSETTVTSQPSQDVTTPHALDQPAFDLPSGRKDAVESADPINPDESSSSTQEAAGDATSELVLQIGVDQLLTSTVDPETSELEKTEAEGNSDPNTEMDTSQSMPVFEEELQQELEPAENLSVGSQEQHHTENSIENVTDNEPSTPKADDEPIIEPIKCENPGLLHHEGPSSPVFRALTRAKQRQNTIASQSAASRRGRRGFPLQRSSSLPSSLISPSRVVSSVRIQLGHDTAFCSPPSFTYKFVPEGTEEKEVPDNEEETESGQRTCVSTLYIKPPFKTPSGLSPKRPGSSSSLCSISPSPDQEDSTQSVPKWSRLSQQAPITHPNPQSRSLGPPWFPIPSPTPGSIPYSSPIFHQHHPPYYSPPHRLNPFPTLDPYSSQASPSIPATSSLSLDSRCYCDSPLGYRTPPTHPQSYNYPYRTLPFAVNAYPPFSRYPASEPGLHQSFTPPAAPGPGYHPPNTEIQLRRVLHDIRETVHQLSQSRVNSPDLFGEHKAAYGHQPLEEFQQKRRSLNVFRRQMMDLELSIMRQQAPVYNHMSPADRLEAEQLQSLRSAVREELQELEQQMEDRLMELTQHLCHRVSGLHRGDSVDSFSSVSALRAMEPMSDLLREQYSLRSELEYNAPSPSPSPSTRSSSPVRERLYGERGDGTQKQYRASINLTPMPPPRPNASTEREEVDQGRDAEGVEEGKAGKEEAASEEEGATEALKGENLQQIIREIRESMAQEIRREIYSELLSAVSPRGSALSAKQQPL, encoded by the exons GACAAGTTCCCAACAAGATTGCCACCTGGCTGAACGAATG CACCTCCAATGGAGCGTCTCTGGATGATCAGACTGCCTCTCCAAGCAGAG GAGCATTAAAAAACGGCTGCAGCTTTGAAGATGACCTTTCACTGGGAGCTGAAG CAAATCAtcttcagaacaaaaataacaCGGTTCATTCTAG TTTTGATGTGGCAAATCACAAAAGGAATCAGTACAAAACAAAGGGGAGCATGAACTCTACGGGATCAGGGAAGAGCAGCACAGTTTCCAG CATCTCAGAGTTACTGGAACTTTATGAAGAAGACCCTATAATTACCCTCCTAAATCTGGGATTTGGTCAAGAAGAACCCGACCTGTCTATGAGGGTTCCCTCCAGGTTCCTCAGCAGCACTTCCTCAGCACGAGGCATCGACACGAAG GTCTACCTGGCCGCACAGCAGCAGCGAATGGAAATGGAGAACCCTAACTACGCTCTTAcaa GTCGTTTCCGTCAGATTCAGGTCTTGACGACTGTTGCTAACGAATTCTTCCAGCTTTACAGTCAGGTCTCTGGACAGCCAGTTCAACAAATCAGCATGCCAGAACAAG GTGGTGTGGGGAAAGAATCAGTGGGAGGATTCGAGGCTTCTCCTCTTCTGAAGAAGAATAACTCGGCACAAGCCGCTGCCAAAGTGTTGCTCCGCAAGATAAGCAAACCAAGTATGCTCCTGAGTCCCAACAAACCTGAAGACGCTCATTCAGCTTTACAGCCCAGACAGCAGACCCCCCCTAATCATACACTCACTAATGGTCACACACGAAGCGCTCCAGCACAGGAGGGGAGAGTATCTGTCCTCCCAACAGTTGAAGAGAAAACCGGCGGGAGTGAAGAGGCAGATCAGCTGATAGACACCAG CCCTGAACAGAGCAGTACAGCAGCAGAGCATCAGCTGGAGTCTGCTAACCCTTCGTCAGCCCAGCACAGAGCAGACGTGGAAGAACCTCAACCGGCCTCGGAGGAGAACAGCTCCTCCTGTTCTCCAGAGGAAGATCTCTCCACGCTGACGTCGCCTCCGCTGGCCAAACGGCCTTCAAACAACACAGATTCTTTTGAAATCGAGGAG ATTTCTGCTAAGGAGGATGTGACACACAAACGCAACG AGCTGTCACGGTCAGAGAGTCAACAATCTGACAGCAGTGGATTTGTGGAATtcaaaaag GAACGTTCAGACAGCCGCGATAGCGAGACCACTGTGACATCTCAGCCTTCTCAAGACGTCACCACACCCCATGCTCTGGACCAACCTGCTTTTGACTTGCCAAGTGGCAGAAAAGATGCGGTCGAGTCTGCGGATCCCATAAATCCAGATGAAAGTAGCAGCTCTACACAAGAGGCTGCAGGTGACGCCACTTCAGAACTGGTTCTACAAATCGGAGTGGATCAACTCCTCACAAGCACAGTTGATCCAGAGACCTCAGAATTGGAAAAAACTGAAGCCGAAGGCAATAGTGATCCAAACACAGAAATGGATACTTCCCAGAGCATGCCTGTGTTTGAAGAAGAACTACAGCAGGAATTAGAACCTGCAGAGAATCTGTCTGTTGGTTCACAAGAACAACACCACACAGAGAACTCTATTGAGAATGTGACGGACAACGAGCCATCAACACCGAAAGCTGATGATGAGCCAATTATAGAGCCAATAAAGTGTGAGAACCCGGGTCTGCTTCATCATGAGGGACCAAGCTCTCCTGTTTTCCGTGCCTTGACAAGAGCCAAACAGCGCCAGAACACCATTGCCTCTCAATCTGCAGCATCAAGACGAGGAAGACGAGGGTTCCCTTTGCAGAGATCCTCATCCTTGCCTTCCTCCTTGATCTCGCCTTCCAGAGTTGTGTCCTCTGTCAGAATCCAGCTTGGACATGACACAGCTTTTTGCAGTCCTCCCAGCTTCACCTACAAATTTGTTCCAGAGGGCACAGAGGAAAAAGAAGTGCCAGATAACGAGGAAGAGACGGAGAGTGGTCAACGTACATGTGTGTCCACTCTTTATATAAAGCCTCCTTTCAAAACCCCGTCTGGACTCTCTCCGAAACGCCCCGGATCCTCCTCTTCTCTATGCAGCATCAGTCCATCTCCTGATCAAGAAGACAGCACCCAGAGTGTCCCAAAGTGGTCCAGATTGTCCCAGCAGGCTCCAATCACCCACCCAAACCCACAAAGCAGAAGCCTAGGACCACCATGGTTTCCGATTCCAAGTCCTACTCCAGGAAGTATCCCTTACTCCTCACCCATATTTCATCAACATCACCCCCCGTATTATAGCCCCCCTCACAGACTTAACCCCTTCCCCACATTGGACCCTTACTCCAGTCAAGCTAGTCCCTCCATACCAGCTACTTCCTCTCTGAGTCTTGACTCACGTTGTTATTGCGACAGTCCTTTAGGTTATAGAACTCCCCCCACACACCCTCAAAGCTACAACTACCCATACAGGACTTTGCCTTTTGCTGTGAATGCGTATCCGCCGTTCTCCCGGTACCCAGCCTCGGAGCCCGGTTTACATCAAAGTTTCACTCCACCCGCTGCTCCAGGACCCGGCTATCACCCACCCAACACAGAGATACAGCTCAGGCGGGTTCTTCATGACATCAGGGAAACCGTTCACCAACTGAGTCAG TCCAGGGTCAACTCTCCTGACCTGTTTGGTGAACATAAAGCTGCTTATGGCCATCAG CCTTTGGAAGAATTTCAGCAGAAGAGGCGGAGTCTTAATGTGTTCCGCCGTCAGATGATGGACCTGGAGCTTTCGATCATGCGACAGCAAGCTCCGGTCTACAATCACATGAGTCCTGCTGACAG ACTTGAGGCGGAGCAGCTTCAGTCTCTGAGGTCGGCGGTGCGAGAGGAACTCCAGGAACTTGAACAGCAGATGGAGGACAGACTGATGGAGCTGACTCAGCACTTGTGCCACAGAGTGAGT GGTCTTCACCGGGGTGACAGTGTTGACAGTTTTTCCTCCGTGTCTGCGCTGAGAGCCATGGAGCCG ATGTCTGACCTCCTCAGAGAGCAGTACTCTCTGCGATCGGAACTTGAATACAACGCCCCCAGTCCCTCCCCCAGCCCCTCAACTCGCTCCTCCAGTCCGGTCAGAGAAAGACTATATGGAGAAAGAGGGGACGGCACGCAGAAACAGTATCGAGCCTCCATCAATTTAACACCGATGCCCCCTCCTCGACCTAATGCATCTACTGAAAGGGAGGAGGTGGACCAAGGAAGAGACGCTGAAGGAGTAGAAGAAGGAAAAGCGGGTAAAGAAGAAGCAGCTTCTGAGGAGGAAGGAGCCACAGAAGCACTCAAAGGGGAGAACTTGCAGCAGATTATTCGAGAG ATTCGAGAAAGCATGGCACAAGAAATACGACGGGAGATCTACAGCGAACTGTTATCAGCTGTTTCCCCGCGAGGTTCTGCCCTCTCTGCCAAGCAACAACCCCTGTAG
- the itprid2 gene encoding protein ITPRID2 isoform X2 produces the protein MESRVVVGMENTITPQEPAVKPPIMARDRRQAWAQSRDSTGQRSKLEQPDRQKAPPIQKNGHTETPSEQPGQVPNKIATWLNECTSNGASLDDQTASPSRGALKNGCSFEDDLSLGAEANHLQNKNNTVHSSFDVANHKRNQYKTKGSMNSTGSGKSSTVSSISELLELYEEDPIITLLNLGFGQEEPDLSMRVPSRFLSSTSSARGIDTKVYLAAQQQRMEMENPNYALTSRFRQIQVLTTVANEFFQLYSQVSGQPVQQISMPEQGGVGKESVGGFEASPLLKKNNSAQAAAKVLLRKISKPSMLLSPNKPEDAHSALQPRQQTPPNHTLTNGHTRSAPAQEGRVSVLPTVEEKTGGSEEADQLIDTSPEQSSTAAEHQLESANPSSAQHRADVEEPQPASEENSSSCSPEEDLSTLTSPPLAKRPSNNTDSFEIEEISAKEDVTHKRNELSRSESQQSDSSGFVEFKKERSDSRDSETTVTSQPSQDVTTPHALDQPAFDLPSGRKDAVESADPINPDESSSSTQEAAGDATSELVLQIGVDQLLTSTVDPETSELEKTEAEGNSDPNTEMDTSQSMPVFEEELQQELEPAENLSVGSQEQHHTENSIENVTDNEPSTPKADDEPIIEPIKCENPGLLHHEGPSSPVFRALTRAKQRQNTIASQSAASRRGRRGFPLQRSSSLPSSLISPSRVVSSVRIQLGHDTAFCSPPSFTYKFVPEGTEEKEVPDNEEETESGQRTCVSTLYIKPPFKTPSGLSPKRPGSSSSLCSISPSPDQEDSTQSVPKWSRLSQQAPITHPNPQSRSLGPPWFPIPSPTPGSIPYSSPIFHQHHPPYYSPPHRLNPFPTLDPYSSQASPSIPATSSLSLDSRCYCDSPLGYRTPPTHPQSYNYPYRTLPFAVNAYPPFSRYPASEPGLHQSFTPPAAPGPGYHPPNTEIQLRRVLHDIRETVHQLSQSRVNSPDLFGEHKAAYGHQPLEEFQQKRRSLNVFRRQMMDLELSIMRQQAPVYNHMSPADRLEAEQLQSLRSAVREELQELEQQMEDRLMELTQHLCHRGLHRGDSVDSFSSVSALRAMEPMSDLLREQYSLRSELEYNAPSPSPSPSTRSSSPVRERLYGERGDGTQKQYRASINLTPMPPPRPNASTEREEVDQGRDAEGVEEGKAGKEEAASEEEGATEALKGENLQQIIREIRESMAQEIRREIYSELLSAVSPRGSALSAKQQPL, from the exons GACAAGTTCCCAACAAGATTGCCACCTGGCTGAACGAATG CACCTCCAATGGAGCGTCTCTGGATGATCAGACTGCCTCTCCAAGCAGAG GAGCATTAAAAAACGGCTGCAGCTTTGAAGATGACCTTTCACTGGGAGCTGAAG CAAATCAtcttcagaacaaaaataacaCGGTTCATTCTAG TTTTGATGTGGCAAATCACAAAAGGAATCAGTACAAAACAAAGGGGAGCATGAACTCTACGGGATCAGGGAAGAGCAGCACAGTTTCCAG CATCTCAGAGTTACTGGAACTTTATGAAGAAGACCCTATAATTACCCTCCTAAATCTGGGATTTGGTCAAGAAGAACCCGACCTGTCTATGAGGGTTCCCTCCAGGTTCCTCAGCAGCACTTCCTCAGCACGAGGCATCGACACGAAG GTCTACCTGGCCGCACAGCAGCAGCGAATGGAAATGGAGAACCCTAACTACGCTCTTAcaa GTCGTTTCCGTCAGATTCAGGTCTTGACGACTGTTGCTAACGAATTCTTCCAGCTTTACAGTCAGGTCTCTGGACAGCCAGTTCAACAAATCAGCATGCCAGAACAAG GTGGTGTGGGGAAAGAATCAGTGGGAGGATTCGAGGCTTCTCCTCTTCTGAAGAAGAATAACTCGGCACAAGCCGCTGCCAAAGTGTTGCTCCGCAAGATAAGCAAACCAAGTATGCTCCTGAGTCCCAACAAACCTGAAGACGCTCATTCAGCTTTACAGCCCAGACAGCAGACCCCCCCTAATCATACACTCACTAATGGTCACACACGAAGCGCTCCAGCACAGGAGGGGAGAGTATCTGTCCTCCCAACAGTTGAAGAGAAAACCGGCGGGAGTGAAGAGGCAGATCAGCTGATAGACACCAG CCCTGAACAGAGCAGTACAGCAGCAGAGCATCAGCTGGAGTCTGCTAACCCTTCGTCAGCCCAGCACAGAGCAGACGTGGAAGAACCTCAACCGGCCTCGGAGGAGAACAGCTCCTCCTGTTCTCCAGAGGAAGATCTCTCCACGCTGACGTCGCCTCCGCTGGCCAAACGGCCTTCAAACAACACAGATTCTTTTGAAATCGAGGAG ATTTCTGCTAAGGAGGATGTGACACACAAACGCAACG AGCTGTCACGGTCAGAGAGTCAACAATCTGACAGCAGTGGATTTGTGGAATtcaaaaag GAACGTTCAGACAGCCGCGATAGCGAGACCACTGTGACATCTCAGCCTTCTCAAGACGTCACCACACCCCATGCTCTGGACCAACCTGCTTTTGACTTGCCAAGTGGCAGAAAAGATGCGGTCGAGTCTGCGGATCCCATAAATCCAGATGAAAGTAGCAGCTCTACACAAGAGGCTGCAGGTGACGCCACTTCAGAACTGGTTCTACAAATCGGAGTGGATCAACTCCTCACAAGCACAGTTGATCCAGAGACCTCAGAATTGGAAAAAACTGAAGCCGAAGGCAATAGTGATCCAAACACAGAAATGGATACTTCCCAGAGCATGCCTGTGTTTGAAGAAGAACTACAGCAGGAATTAGAACCTGCAGAGAATCTGTCTGTTGGTTCACAAGAACAACACCACACAGAGAACTCTATTGAGAATGTGACGGACAACGAGCCATCAACACCGAAAGCTGATGATGAGCCAATTATAGAGCCAATAAAGTGTGAGAACCCGGGTCTGCTTCATCATGAGGGACCAAGCTCTCCTGTTTTCCGTGCCTTGACAAGAGCCAAACAGCGCCAGAACACCATTGCCTCTCAATCTGCAGCATCAAGACGAGGAAGACGAGGGTTCCCTTTGCAGAGATCCTCATCCTTGCCTTCCTCCTTGATCTCGCCTTCCAGAGTTGTGTCCTCTGTCAGAATCCAGCTTGGACATGACACAGCTTTTTGCAGTCCTCCCAGCTTCACCTACAAATTTGTTCCAGAGGGCACAGAGGAAAAAGAAGTGCCAGATAACGAGGAAGAGACGGAGAGTGGTCAACGTACATGTGTGTCCACTCTTTATATAAAGCCTCCTTTCAAAACCCCGTCTGGACTCTCTCCGAAACGCCCCGGATCCTCCTCTTCTCTATGCAGCATCAGTCCATCTCCTGATCAAGAAGACAGCACCCAGAGTGTCCCAAAGTGGTCCAGATTGTCCCAGCAGGCTCCAATCACCCACCCAAACCCACAAAGCAGAAGCCTAGGACCACCATGGTTTCCGATTCCAAGTCCTACTCCAGGAAGTATCCCTTACTCCTCACCCATATTTCATCAACATCACCCCCCGTATTATAGCCCCCCTCACAGACTTAACCCCTTCCCCACATTGGACCCTTACTCCAGTCAAGCTAGTCCCTCCATACCAGCTACTTCCTCTCTGAGTCTTGACTCACGTTGTTATTGCGACAGTCCTTTAGGTTATAGAACTCCCCCCACACACCCTCAAAGCTACAACTACCCATACAGGACTTTGCCTTTTGCTGTGAATGCGTATCCGCCGTTCTCCCGGTACCCAGCCTCGGAGCCCGGTTTACATCAAAGTTTCACTCCACCCGCTGCTCCAGGACCCGGCTATCACCCACCCAACACAGAGATACAGCTCAGGCGGGTTCTTCATGACATCAGGGAAACCGTTCACCAACTGAGTCAG TCCAGGGTCAACTCTCCTGACCTGTTTGGTGAACATAAAGCTGCTTATGGCCATCAG CCTTTGGAAGAATTTCAGCAGAAGAGGCGGAGTCTTAATGTGTTCCGCCGTCAGATGATGGACCTGGAGCTTTCGATCATGCGACAGCAAGCTCCGGTCTACAATCACATGAGTCCTGCTGACAG ACTTGAGGCGGAGCAGCTTCAGTCTCTGAGGTCGGCGGTGCGAGAGGAACTCCAGGAACTTGAACAGCAGATGGAGGACAGACTGATGGAGCTGACTCAGCACTTGTGCCACAGA GGTCTTCACCGGGGTGACAGTGTTGACAGTTTTTCCTCCGTGTCTGCGCTGAGAGCCATGGAGCCG ATGTCTGACCTCCTCAGAGAGCAGTACTCTCTGCGATCGGAACTTGAATACAACGCCCCCAGTCCCTCCCCCAGCCCCTCAACTCGCTCCTCCAGTCCGGTCAGAGAAAGACTATATGGAGAAAGAGGGGACGGCACGCAGAAACAGTATCGAGCCTCCATCAATTTAACACCGATGCCCCCTCCTCGACCTAATGCATCTACTGAAAGGGAGGAGGTGGACCAAGGAAGAGACGCTGAAGGAGTAGAAGAAGGAAAAGCGGGTAAAGAAGAAGCAGCTTCTGAGGAGGAAGGAGCCACAGAAGCACTCAAAGGGGAGAACTTGCAGCAGATTATTCGAGAG ATTCGAGAAAGCATGGCACAAGAAATACGACGGGAGATCTACAGCGAACTGTTATCAGCTGTTTCCCCGCGAGGTTCTGCCCTCTCTGCCAAGCAACAACCCCTGTAG